GCCGCATTCTCCGCAACCGATTCCGAGGGGTCCGGGTCGTCCAGGCGGATCTCGATCTCGGCGCCTGTGAAGTCGAGGTCGTCGGTCAGGACGCGACCGAGGGTCGTCGCGACGTGGTCGAGGTCGATCTGCTGGGAGAGCGCGGCGCCGATCTCGTTGACGCGTGCGAGCGCTCGCGCCTGCAGCGCGATGCGATCGTGCGCGGCGCGGACCTCGCGGTAGCTGTCGTTGATGTCCCAATGCTGGCCTTCGAGTTCCCTGAGCACGGTCTGCAGAGCGGCCCGGCCTCGGATCCGATCGACGAGGCGCGAGATCCGTCCCTTCGCTCGGCGCGGCGCGCGAATCGCGTAGTCGGCGCCTCCGGGCACGAGGTCGACGCGGACCTCCGCGCGCGGTGCGCCCCAGACCGTGGGGGAGGCGCGGAAATAGCCGCAGAGCATCAGCATGACGGCTCGGCATTCGCGGTGGCTCTCGAGCATGCGGAGACGCTCGACGATCACGCCGTCCGGCAGGACTTCGACGCGGCCTTCGATCATCGGCATCAGGGAGGGGCCGAGCCAGCGAGCCCCGATCTCGTACTGGTCGATCGGGTCGGTGACGACGAGGCCGAGGAGCCGGAACACGGGCATCGACTCGGACGGGGCGACGCATTCTCCGAAATCGATCACGGCGTCGTCGCTGCCGAGCGCTGCGGCGATGAACTCGCAGAGGGAGGCGAAGGCGTCCCACTCGATCCGCGCGAACGGTTTTCGTCGCGGCTCCGGAGAAACACCGAGTTCGCGGACCCGCACCGACGTATCGATGCCCCGCTGCTCGGCAGCGGAGAGCACGACATCCACCAGTCTTGCGGAAACACCCGTCATCAAAGCCCCCCAGCTTCGACTGATACCTGGTATGAGAACGAGTCTAGCTCGCTTCCCGAGACGCGCCGCCTCCCCGAAATCGCGCATTTTCGATGGGCCAGCATCTTTCAAGAGCGTTTCACTCAAGAGATTTCTGTCACCTCCGATGAGGCTGACGAAGGCTCCGCGGCCCCTGATCCCGCGATCCGGAGATTCGACGCAAGGGGGTGAACGTCATGCGCCAGAACGGCGACCGCTTCGAGTTCCTGGACCGGCTGGTGGGCGAAGCCTATTCGGCCGGCGTCGCCGGGTGTCGCTCGGAGGACGAAAAGACCGACGGCCGGGAGGTCACGATCTCGGGCCGTCGGCTCGTGAACTTCGCTTCCTGCAGCTACCTCGGGTTGGAGCTCGACGAACGCCTCAAGCAGGCGGCGGTCGACGCGATTCACGCCCACGGAATCCAGGTGAGCGCGTCGCGCGCCTACCTCTCGTCGTCGCTCTATCTCGAGTTCGAAACGCGAATGGCGCAGATCTTCGACGGGCCGCTCGTCGTGGCGCCGACCACGACCCTCGGTCACCTCGCGGCCATCCCGACGCTGGTCGATCCCGAAGACGCGATCCTGCTCGACCATCACGCGCACTCGAGCCTCCAGATGGCCTGCAAGGTCGTGGCGGCCGACGGCGTACCGGTCGAGCTGGTGCCGCACAACGATCTCGAGCGGGTCGCCGACCGAACGACGACGCTCTCCGAGAAGCACCGTCGTGTGTGGTACGTCGCCGACGGCGTGAACAGCATGACCGGGCACCTCGCGCCGAACGCCGAGATCGCCCGCACGCTCGACGCCCACCCGGATCTGCGGCTCTACGTGGATGATGCCCACGGCATGAGCTGGTGCGGCACCCACGGCTCGGGCAGTGTGAAGGACGACCTCGGCGGCCATCCGCAGGTTGTGCTGACCACGGGGCTGGCGAAGGGCTTCGGCACGGGCGGTGGGATCATCGTGCTGCCCGACCAGCGCACGCGGGAACGGGTGCAGCGCTACGGCCCGACCATGGTTTTCGGGGGGCCGCTCCAGCCGGCGATCCTGGGGGCGGCGCTCGCCTCGGCGCAGATCCATCTGAGCGACGAGATCGAGCAGCTCCAGGCGGACCTGCGTCTGCGTATGGCGCACCGGAACGCGGTCGCTGCGGCGCAGGGTGTCGTGATGACGTCGTCGCCCGAGACGCCGGTCGGGCTCGTCGCCCTCGGTCCCGTGCGGGCGGCCCACGCGCTCTGCCGCCGATTGATCGACGAGGGCTTCTACATCAATCCGGCGCAGTTTCCGGCCCTTCCGGTGCGTCGCAGCGGTGGCCGCTTCCTGCTCACCCGCCACCACACCCTCGACGACATCGAATGCCTGATGACCGCGATCGCCGCCCACTGGGAAGCGGCGGTCCGCGAGGGCGGCTCGAGCCCCGAAGAGGTCTCGCAGACCTTCGGCCTCGAGATCCCGGAGCGCGCGCGCAGGCGGCGGCCCCGCGAGACACCGGCCGAAGAGGAGGGCGAGGGTGCGCTTCGTCTCGAAGTCGCCGACACGGTCGACAAGCTCGACCTGCGGGAGTGGGACCGGCTGATGAGCGATCGCGGCTGTCTGACGTCGGCCGCGATGCGCTGCTTCGAGAAGGCTTTCGCCGGCGCCGGCAAGCCCGAGGAGCGCTGGGAGTTCCGCTACTACCTGGTGCGGGACGCTGCCGGGGAGCCCGTCCTCGCGACGTGCTTCACCAAGGCGCTCTGGAAGGCCGACATCCTTTCGAGTGCCGAGGTCTCCGAGGAGGTCGAGCGGCGTCGCGCCGAGGATCCCTACCACTTGACCCAGTGGGTCTACGCGATGGGTCATCTCCTGTCCGAAGGCGAGCACCTGTGGCTGCGGGACGACGTGACGTCGCCCGCGTCCCGAGAGGCGCTGCGCCTCCTGTTCAAGACCGTCCGGGAGGACGCCAAGGTCCTCGGCTGCGAGATGCGCGTCCTGCGCGACTTCTGCGAAGTCGATGAGGAGACGACGAGCGTACTCGAGGAAGAGGGCTGGCTCCGGATGTCCGGGCCGGATTCGTGGGTCCTCGAGGAGCCACCGGCGGACGACGAAGCGCTCCTCGCGCGTCTGAGTGCGAAGGGGCGGCTGCACCAGCGGCGCGCGGTCCAGCCCTTCGACGAGACCTACGAAGTCGAGGTCCTGACGGGGGAGGCCGCGAAAGCGGTCGACCTCGATCGTCTTCACGCGCTCTACGACAACGTGCGCCGACGTTCGCTCGAGATCAACACGTTCCCGATCCCGCGCGCGCTCTTCGAGGCGCTGGTGGGGGCGCCCGACTTCGAGCTGTCGATCTTCCGCCCCCGCGGCGTTCCCGAAGCCGAGATCGTGGGCTTCGGGTTCGGATACACGGGGCAGTCGGTCTACGTGCCGCTCTTCCTGGGCATGGACTACGACTATGTGGCGGATCGCGGTCTGTATCGTCAGATGCTGCGCGACGTGGTTCGCTGTGCGAGCGCTTCGGGCAAGTCGGCGGTGCACTTCGGCTATGGCGCGGGGCTCGAGAAGCGTCGCTTCGGGGCCCGTCGGGTCGAGACGACGATGTACGTCGAGCTCGACGATCACTTCGCGACCGATGCGGTGGCGCAGGTCTCGATTCGCGCGGCGTCGTGACGGCCCGCCGCGTTCGGCGAGGGATCGCGATCGCTGCGGTCGTCCTCGTTGGCTTGGCGGCCGGCATCCGTTGGGCGAGCGATCGCGCACTCGGGCGCCGCTACGACCTCGACGCGGTCGAGTCCACGCTCGGGCGCCGCTACGACCTCGAAGTGGTCGAGCCCACGCTCGGGCGCGCGGACGCGAACGATCCTCGCGCCCGCGGTCGTCATCTCGTCACGGCCGTCGCCCAGTGTCCGTTCTGTCACGGGACCGACCTCGGCGGCCGCGAGATCGCGGACGATCCGCTGCTCGGGCGGATCGACTCCGCCAACCTGACCCCCGGGCGGGGCGGGATCGTCGGCCGCTATTCCCGTGCCGACTGGGTGCGGGCGATGCGGCACGGCATTCGCCCCGACGGCAGCTCGCTCGTGCTCATGCCCGCCATCGGCCTGTCCCAGGCCACCGACGAAGACCTCCTCGCGATCATCGACTATCTCGCGGAGGTCCCGCCGATCGACCGCACGCCGCGGGCAACCCGGTTCGGTTGGATGACTCGGCTGATCGTCGCGCTCGGTGCCGCCGACGACATCTTCGCGGCAGAGGAATCCCGCGCGAGCCACCGCCTGAACGGTCCACCCGGAGTGTCGGTCCACGCCTCGCCGACCGCCGAGTACGGCGCCTATCTCGTCGCGCTCGGAAACTGCCGCGTCTGCCACAAGGCGGATCTCCGGGGTGGCCTGCATCCCCTCGCGCTGCCCGAGGAGCCGCCGCCGCCGCCGCTCGTCGGGGAAGACGCGATGGAGGGGTGGGGCGAGATGGACTTCGCCCGGGCCATGCGCGAAGGGACGACGCCCGACGGCCGCGCGCTGGATCGCGACTACATGCCCTGGCCCGGCTTCGCCGCCCTCACGGACCTCGAGACCCGCGCCCTCTGGCGCTACCTCCGCTCGGAACGCGAGCCCTCACGAGCCGCCGCCGTCGCGTCCCGCTGAGACCACCAGGCGAGATGCGAAACCAAGGCGCCTCGGACAAGGGGTAAACGCAGCGCCCGGGTCATCACATCCAGGCAGGCGATGCGCTCCCTCGCTCCGCAAGGCGCTGGGAAACCAAGGCGCCTCGTACAAGGGGCTAACGCATCGCCCGGGTCAGCACACCCAGGCAGGCGATGCGCTCCCTCGTCCCGCACGGCGCTGGAAAACCAAGACGCCTCGGACAAGGGGCTAACGCAGCGCCCGGGCCAGCACATCCAGGTAGGCGATGCGCTCCCTCGTCCCGCACGGCGCCGGCGAACCAAGGCGCCACGGACAAGGGGTAAATGGTGCGGCGAAGAAGACTCGAACTTCCACGGGCCGAAGCCCACCAGCCCCTCAAGCTGGCGCGTCTACCAATTCCGCCACCGCCGCACCGGGGGCGCGCATCATACCGAAGGTTCGCAGACGCGCACAGGGTTCCGGGACCGGAAATCCGGGCGCGCAAGCCACCGGCAACGCGCGGGATTCGGGCCCCTGGGATCTACTCGGACGGAACTTCCGCCGCCGGGATTTCCTGGAGGCCGCCGGTCTCGGCGGGGATCTCCTGGAGCCCCCCGGTCTCCGCCGGAATCTCCTCGAGTCCGCCTGCTTCCTCGATTGCGGCGTCGGTCGGGACTTCCACGTCGAAGGGCTGGGTCTCGTCGAAGAGCCGGACGTCGGAGCTCTGGTAGCCGAGGTAGGCGAGGGTCAGGCTCGTCCCCATGAAGACGATCGCGCTGGCGGTCGTGATCCGGGTCAGGAAGTTGCCGGCGCCGCGGCTGCCGAAGATCGTGTTCGCACCGCCGCCGCCGAGGCTCGCGCCCAGGTCGGCGCCCTTGCCGCGCTGGAGCAGGACGACGCCGATCAGCACGAGGCAGACGATGAAATGCAGGGCGTAGATGAAGGTCTCCACGGAAACTCCAATCGGGGGGCGATCTTGTCGGTTGGGCGCCGCGCCGTGCGAGGGGCGGCGTCGTCGAAAGGCTCGAGGTCAGGAAGCTCGGGGGATGGAAAGCGTGGCGAGGGCGATGTGGGCGAAGTCCTGGGGGTCCAGACTGGCTCCACCGACCAGGGCGCCGTCGATGTCGGGCTGCGAGAGTAGCTCGGCTGCGTTCGATGGCTTCACCGAACCGCCGTAGAGAAGGCGAATCCGGGTCCCGACGTCGCCGAGGCGCTCGACCAGGGCCGCGCGGAGGGCCGCGTGGACTTCCTGGGCGAGCTCGGGCGTCGCGGTCTTGCCGGTTCCGATCGCCCACACCGGCTCGTAGGCCACGACCAGCTCGTCCCCGAGCCCCGTCGCGCGATCCAGCGCGGCGCCGAGCTGGGTCTGGACGACGTCGAGGGTCTTGTCGTGTTCGCGCTCGTCGAGGGTCTCCCCGACGCAGAGGATCGGGCGGACGGAGGAGGCCTGGAGACGCTCGGCCTTGGCGGCGATTCCGGCGTCGCGCTCGCCGAAGAGCTGGCGGCGCTCGCTGTGTCCGATCAGCGCATAGCGGCAGCCGAGATCCTCGAGCATCGCGACCGAGACCTCCCCCGTGAACGCGCCGCTCTCGTCGGCGTGCACGTTCTGCGCGGCGAGGGCGATCGCGGATCCGGCGAGGGCCCGCCCCAGGCGGTCGAGGACCGGATGGGCCGGGGCGACCGCGATCTCGCAGGCCGCGTCGAGCTCCGCGCGGCGTGACTCGATCGCCGCCACGAAAGCACTCGCCCAGGCCTCCGCCTCGCTGGCGGTCTGGTTCATCTTCCAGTTCGCGCAGACCAGCGGCGTTCGCGAGTTCCCACTCATGCCGGTCGATCCAGCGCGGCGACGCCGGGGAGGGTCAGTCCCTGCACGAACTCGAGGCTCGCGCCGCCTCCGGTCGAGAGGTGGCTGATCCGGTCGCCGACGCCCGTCTTGTTCACGGCGGCGAGGGAGTCGCCGCCGCCCACGATGCTCCGCGCGTCCGAGTCGGCGACGGCATGGGCCACGCCTTCGGTTCCCTTCGCGAAGGCGTCGATCTCGAACACGCCCATCGGGCCGTTCCAGAGGATCGTCTTCGCGCCCGCGGCGGCTTCGGCGTAGCGGGCCGTGGTCGCGGGGCCGATGTCGACGCCGAGCAGGCCGTCGGGGATCGACTCGACGACCTTCGCCTCGGCGCCGTCCTCGACGCGATCGCTCACGACGTGGTCGGTCGGGAGGAGGAGGTCGCAGCCGCGCTCTTCGGCGCGGGCCATCATGCGTCGCGCATCGTCCTGGCGGTCGTCTTCGACGAGGGAGTTGCCGACGGGCTCGCCTTTCGCCTTGAGGAACGTGTAGGCCATCGCGCCGCCGACCCCGACCGTGTCCGCGCGCTCGATCAGGGCCTCGAGCACGCCGAGCTTGTCCGAGACCTTGGCACCGCCGAGGAAGCAGACGAAGGGGCGCTCGGGCTCGAGCGCGACGGCGAGGGCGTCGAGCTCCTTCTGGAGCAGGCCGCCGGCGACGGCGATGTCGACGTGCTCGACCATGCCGGCGGTGGACGCGTGGGCGCGGTGGGCGGTGCCGAAGGCGTCGTTCACGTAGACGTCGGCGAGGGCGCCCAGCGCAGCAGCGAAGTCCGGATCGTTGTCCGTCTCGGCCTTGTGGAAGCGCAGGTTCTCGAGAAGCGCGATCTCGCCGTCGCCGAGCCCCGCGGCGGCCTCCTCGGCGGGGGTGCCGACGCAGTCCGACGCGAACGCGACGCGCACGCCGAGCGCCTCGGCGATCGGCGCGGCGACGATCTCGAGGGAGAGCTCGGGCTTCCGCTCGCCCTTCGGGCGGCCGAGATGGGAGGCGAGCAGCACCTTCGCCCCCGCGTCGACGAGTCGCTTCAGGGTGGGGAGGGACGCGCGGATGCGGCTGTCGTCGGTGATCCGGCCGTCCTTGTGCGGGACGTTCAGGTCGGCGCGGACGAAGACGCGGCGGCCGGCGAGGGATTCGGTGGCGAGCAGGTCGTCGAGGGAACGGATCGGCAAGCGGGTCCACCTGGTGGCAGGGCGGGGCCGGCTCGGGGAGCGCCGACTCGCGGGCGAGGAAGGATAGGAGAGGAGCTTTCGGGGAGCGCCCGGGCCCCGGGCGCGCGCAATGTACCGGCCCTCCGTTATGCTCTCAAGTGCTCGACTTGACTTCTCTTTTTCCGGTTCTGGAGGGCCACGGACTCGATCGACGGGTCGGGTCCGCCGATGAGGACCGGGGGGCGTCGTCGCGGGCGTCATGGGGGGAGCGCAGGGATGTCGGTGGGCGAGGGGCCGCAGTCGGAGGGCGGTGAATCCGGGCTGCCCGGACTCGCGCTGCGCCTGCTTGCGGGCGCCCTGATGATCGTCGCGGTGGTGATCGTGACCCAGCAGTGGGGGGCGGGAGAGCGCGCGGCCCGGGAGCGCTTCGCGCCCTCGTCCGGGACGGTTCGGCTGGCGGATCTCGCGACCCCCGTCGAGATCCTGCGCGACGGGCGCGGGGTGCCGCACGTGATTGCCGAGGGCGAGGCGGAAGGCTGGTTCGCCCTGGGCTTCGCCCATGCCCAGGACCGTCTCGCTCAGATGGAGTTCCTGCGGCGGCGCGCGGCGGGACGAAGCGCCGAAGTCGAGGGGCGCGACGCCTTGCGCTGGGACCGGCTGGCGCGTCTGCTCGAGATCGGACGGACGGCGAGCCGCGTCGTCGAAGGCCTGCCCGAGTCGTCGCGCACGGTCCTCGAGGCCTACTCGGCGGGTGTGAACGCTCGGATCCGGCGGATTCGCGAGGGCCGGGTCGCGCCGCCCGCCGGCCTGGCCCAGGACTTCGACCGGGTCGGCGACTGGCAGCCCGCGGACTCGATCGCCGTCGTGAAGCTCCTCTCGTGGTGCATCGGCGGGACCCTCGAAACCACCCTCGTGCTCGACGACTTGATCCAACGCCTCGACAGCGTGCCGGCGCGTCCCTTCTTCCCCGGCCGCGCGAGTGTCGACTTCGGGGTCGCCCCGGAAGTCCCGCGGCATGCCGTTCCGTCCGCCACCGTCGCGGGACCCCTCGCCGACGCCGTGATGGGCTCGACCCGAGCGCTCTGCGAAGGCATCGGTGTGCCGACCGGCGGCGCGTGGGTCCTGGCTGGCGCCCGGACCGAGAGCCGCAAGCCGGCGGTGGTCGCGGATTGGCACTTCGAGCCGACGGTGCCGGGCCTGCTCTATCAGGCGCACGTTGCGGCCGGGGATCTCGATCTCGCGGGCGCGACGCTCCCGGGCTCGCCGATCTTCTGGGTCGGGCGGACCCCCGGCTTCGCGTGGGCCGCCGTCCCGGCGAGTGCGCCGGTCTCGGATCTCTTCATCGAGACGCTGCGCGAACGCCGTGGCCTGTACCAGAACGGGACGCTGTGGGTGCCGATCGAGGAGCGCGACGAAGTGCTCCGGTATCGCGATGCACGGGGGCTCCTGCAGGAGGACGAGTTCCACGTCCGGTCGACGCGGCACGGGCCGTTGATCGACTCGCTCTGGCACGATGGCGACGCGCGCCTACCCGCCTCGGAGGCGCCGCCGGCCCATCGCGCCGCGAGGGCGCTGTCCTGGACCGGGGCCCGCGACGGCGACGGTCTGACCTCGATGCTCGCCCTGGCGCGCGTCGAATCCGCGAGCGACGTGCCGGTGGTGCTCGAGAACCACCACGAGCCGGTGCTGGCGTTCGCGTACGCCGACGCGGCGGGGGAGGGAGGCATCCAGGTGGCGGGCTGGCTGCCGAGTCGGCCGCTGCCGACCGGTCTCGTGCCCGTCCAGGGGCGGCTGCGAAGCTTCGACTGGCGCGAGCCGGTGGCGATCGACGCCTTGCCAGGCCAGCAGATCGGCGAGCGGGGACGCCACTGGGCGCTCGCCCTCGACCAGCCGTGGCCGGGGCGCGGCGGACTCGACCAGACCGAGTGGCTGTGGCGGCCCGGGGATCGCGCGACGCGCCTCGAGCTCGTCCTGGACGAGCGTCTCGAACGGGGCCGCCTGGATCTGCGGGGCGCGGCGGATCTCCTGGCGGACGCGCAGGCGCCGCGGTCCACGCGGGTCGTCACCGCGATCGTCGGTCTCGCACGCCTCGGCGGCGACCTGCCGGTGGAGGCGGAGGAGATCGCCGGCCTGCTCGAACGCTGGGACGGAAAGCTGGCCGCCGACAGCGCGGGGGCCGCCGCCTACCATCTCGTGATCGAGCACCTGCTCGAACGGCTGCTCGCCGCCCCGCTCGGGGACGGACTCTTCGAGCGCTATCTCGAGGCCCCCCACGTCCGGCCCCAGAGCGCCGTCGAACGACTGGTGCTCCGGGCGGCGAAGCTCCGGCAGCCGGGAGGCTGGACCGACGAGGAAGAGGTCACCGCCGCCGCCCGGGCGAGCCTGCGTGACGCCTGGGTCAGCCTGAACCACCGACTCGGGCCGACCCGCGAACGCTGGGCCTGGGGCGAGCTCCACCGGATGCCGCTGCGTCGGTTGGGCGGGTCGGACGAAGTGTTGC
Above is a genomic segment from bacterium containing:
- the tpiA gene encoding triose-phosphate isomerase, which translates into the protein MSGNSRTPLVCANWKMNQTASEAEAWASAFVAAIESRRAELDAACEIAVAPAHPVLDRLGRALAGSAIALAAQNVHADESGAFTGEVSVAMLEDLGCRYALIGHSERRQLFGERDAGIAAKAERLQASSVRPILCVGETLDEREHDKTLDVVQTQLGAALDRATGLGDELVVAYEPVWAIGTGKTATPELAQEVHAALRAALVERLGDVGTRIRLLYGGSVKPSNAAELLSQPDIDGALVGGASLDPQDFAHIALATLSIPRAS
- a CDS encoding penicillin acylase family protein; translated protein: MSVGEGPQSEGGESGLPGLALRLLAGALMIVAVVIVTQQWGAGERAARERFAPSSGTVRLADLATPVEILRDGRGVPHVIAEGEAEGWFALGFAHAQDRLAQMEFLRRRAAGRSAEVEGRDALRWDRLARLLEIGRTASRVVEGLPESSRTVLEAYSAGVNARIRRIREGRVAPPAGLAQDFDRVGDWQPADSIAVVKLLSWCIGGTLETTLVLDDLIQRLDSVPARPFFPGRASVDFGVAPEVPRHAVPSATVAGPLADAVMGSTRALCEGIGVPTGGAWVLAGARTESRKPAVVADWHFEPTVPGLLYQAHVAAGDLDLAGATLPGSPIFWVGRTPGFAWAAVPASAPVSDLFIETLRERRGLYQNGTLWVPIEERDEVLRYRDARGLLQEDEFHVRSTRHGPLIDSLWHDGDARLPASEAPPAHRAARALSWTGARDGDGLTSMLALARVESASDVPVVLENHHEPVLAFAYADAAGEGGIQVAGWLPSRPLPTGLVPVQGRLRSFDWREPVAIDALPGQQIGERGRHWALALDQPWPGRGGLDQTEWLWRPGDRATRLELVLDERLERGRLDLRGAADLLADAQAPRSTRVVTAIVGLARLGGDLPVEAEEIAGLLERWDGKLAADSAGAAAYHLVIEHLLERLLAAPLGDGLFERYLEAPHVRPQSAVERLVLRAAKLRQPGGWTDEEEVTAAARASLRDAWVSLNHRLGPTRERWAWGELHRMPLRRLGGSDEVLRRFAVAGSGQTLAYTRHRPGVSFDVERAALYRVAIDLGAPDRFLSSLAPGQSEHVGHTHEADGLGRWRNNDLALLATSRLVIEEENAERLVLEPAP
- a CDS encoding bifunctional aminotransferase class I/II-fold pyridoxal phosphate-dependent enzyme/GNAT family N-acetyltransferase — translated: MRQNGDRFEFLDRLVGEAYSAGVAGCRSEDEKTDGREVTISGRRLVNFASCSYLGLELDERLKQAAVDAIHAHGIQVSASRAYLSSSLYLEFETRMAQIFDGPLVVAPTTTLGHLAAIPTLVDPEDAILLDHHAHSSLQMACKVVAADGVPVELVPHNDLERVADRTTTLSEKHRRVWYVADGVNSMTGHLAPNAEIARTLDAHPDLRLYVDDAHGMSWCGTHGSGSVKDDLGGHPQVVLTTGLAKGFGTGGGIIVLPDQRTRERVQRYGPTMVFGGPLQPAILGAALASAQIHLSDEIEQLQADLRLRMAHRNAVAAAQGVVMTSSPETPVGLVALGPVRAAHALCRRLIDEGFYINPAQFPALPVRRSGGRFLLTRHHTLDDIECLMTAIAAHWEAAVREGGSSPEEVSQTFGLEIPERARRRRPRETPAEEEGEGALRLEVADTVDKLDLREWDRLMSDRGCLTSAAMRCFEKAFAGAGKPEERWEFRYYLVRDAAGEPVLATCFTKALWKADILSSAEVSEEVERRRAEDPYHLTQWVYAMGHLLSEGEHLWLRDDVTSPASREALRLLFKTVREDAKVLGCEMRVLRDFCEVDEETTSVLEEEGWLRMSGPDSWVLEEPPADDEALLARLSAKGRLHQRRAVQPFDETYEVEVLTGEAAKAVDLDRLHALYDNVRRRSLEINTFPIPRALFEALVGAPDFELSIFRPRGVPEAEIVGFGFGYTGQSVYVPLFLGMDYDYVADRGLYRQMLRDVVRCASASGKSAVHFGYGAGLEKRRFGARRVETTMYVELDDHFATDAVAQVSIRAAS
- the secG gene encoding preprotein translocase subunit SecG, with product METFIYALHFIVCLVLIGVVLLQRGKGADLGASLGGGGANTIFGSRGAGNFLTRITTASAIVFMGTSLTLAYLGYQSSDVRLFDETQPFDVEVPTDAAIEEAGGLEEIPAETGGLQEIPAETGGLQEIPAAEVPSE
- a CDS encoding c-type cytochrome, which translates into the protein MTARRVRRGIAIAAVVLVGLAAGIRWASDRALGRRYDLDAVESTLGRRYDLEVVEPTLGRADANDPRARGRHLVTAVAQCPFCHGTDLGGREIADDPLLGRIDSANLTPGRGGIVGRYSRADWVRAMRHGIRPDGSSLVLMPAIGLSQATDEDLLAIIDYLAEVPPIDRTPRATRFGWMTRLIVALGAADDIFAAEESRASHRLNGPPGVSVHASPTAEYGAYLVALGNCRVCHKADLRGGLHPLALPEEPPPPPLVGEDAMEGWGEMDFARAMREGTTPDGRALDRDYMPWPGFAALTDLETRALWRYLRSEREPSRAAAVASR
- a CDS encoding phosphoglycerate kinase yields the protein MPIRSLDDLLATESLAGRRVFVRADLNVPHKDGRITDDSRIRASLPTLKRLVDAGAKVLLASHLGRPKGERKPELSLEIVAAPIAEALGVRVAFASDCVGTPAEEAAAGLGDGEIALLENLRFHKAETDNDPDFAAALGALADVYVNDAFGTAHRAHASTAGMVEHVDIAVAGGLLQKELDALAVALEPERPFVCFLGGAKVSDKLGVLEALIERADTVGVGGAMAYTFLKAKGEPVGNSLVEDDRQDDARRMMARAEERGCDLLLPTDHVVSDRVEDGAEAKVVESIPDGLLGVDIGPATTARYAEAAAGAKTILWNGPMGVFEIDAFAKGTEGVAHAVADSDARSIVGGGDSLAAVNKTGVGDRISHLSTGGGASLEFVQGLTLPGVAALDRPA